A segment of the Capnocytophaga sp. ARDL2 genome:
ATTTTTGATTTTGAAAGATCTCCCCTGTCGTCGAAATGACAAAATTAAACATAAAATAAAATTATTTTCAAATGAAAATATCAGAAATATCTATCAAACGCCCAAGTGTGATTATTGTATTGTTTATCATACTTACTTTAGGAGGATTGTTTTCTTACACACAAATGGGCTACGAGTTGATTCCAAAGTTTGAAACCAATGTAATCAGTATTCAAACCGTTTATCCAGGAGCAGCTCCATCGGAAGTTGAAAATTCCGTAACTAAAAAAATCGAAGACGCCGTTTCTTCGCTCGAAAGTGTAAAGAAAATCGAATCAAAATCAATGGAGAGTGTTTCGGTGGTAATGATTACCCTAAACACCGGTGCCGATGTCAATTATTTGTTGACAGATGCTCAACGAAAAATCAACGCCATTGCCAATGATTTGCCCGACGATGCCAAAACACCTTCGTTGAATAAATTCTCTTTGGATGATTTGCCGATTATGAACCTTTCGGTTACTTCCAATTTAACAGAAAAAGATTTGTACAATCTCTTAGATGAAAAAATTCAACCGATTTTCTCACGATTAAACGGTGTAGCGAAAACCGATTTATTGGGAGGTGAACAAAGAGAAATTCAAGTAAGCATTTACCCAGAACGATTACAAGGATACGGATTGACGATTCCGCAAATTAAGCAAGTCATTCAAATGTCGAATATGGATTTTCCAACGGGAAATATTCAAACCAGAGAAAATCAAACCACCATTCGTTTGTCGGGAAAAATTAGTACCATAGACGAATTGAGAAATTTGCCTATCACCACACCATACGGAGGAATGATTCGTCTTTCGGATGTAGCTGATGTACAAGATGGTATCAAAGAAATTACGAAAATCGCTCGTATCGATCAGAAAAATACCATTTTGATGAATGTCTATAAGCAATCAGATGCCAATGCCGTTGAGGTTTCCAATTTGGTAAAAGAAAGCATAGCCAAAGTAGAACAAGAATATGCACAGCAAGGGGTGAAAGTGACCTTGGCAAACGATACCACAGATTACACTATCAAATCGGCAAACAATGTGATGTTCGACTTGTTTTTGGCTGTCGTATTGGTAGCGGTAATTATGCTGTTTTTCTTACACAGTTTGCGTGATGCAGCCATTGCAATTGTTGCGATTCCGTTGTCGTTGATTGCCACTTTCATCGGATTGAATCTGATGGGCTATACACTCAACTTGATGTCTTTACTCGGACTTTCGCTTGTAGTTGGTATTTTGGTGGACGATGCCATTGTGGTAATCGAAAACATTCACCGCCACTTGGAAATGGGTAAAAACAAAGTAAGAGCTGCTTACGACGGAGCCACAGAAATCGGATTTACCGTTACGGCGATTACCTTGGTTATCGTGGTAGTATTCTTACCGATTGCCGTTTCATCGGGCTTGGTGTCAAACATTTTGAGACAATTCTGTGTTACTGTAGTAGTTTCTACATTGTTGTCATTGTTGGTATCATTTACTGTAGTGCCGTGGTTGTATTCGCGATTTGGAAAATTGGCACATATCAATAAAAATTCATTCTTTGGAAGTATATTGTATTATTTTGAAGCAGGACTAACCAAATTAACCAACTGGATTTCAGGAATTTTGAAATGGAGTTTGGATAGTCGTAAAAACAAAGTAATTACCTTGTTGATTACTATTGTATTGTTTGTTGCTTCTCTTATGTTACCAGCCAAAGGATATATAGGTTCGGATTTTTTTCCAGGAAATGACAAAGGAGAATTTTTGGTACAATTAGAGTTAAACAAAGACGCTTCATTAGAAGAAACCAATTTTGTAACTCAACGATTGGAAAAAATATTGGTAAACAAACCAGAAGTAGTGCGTACGATTACAACCGTAGGACAATCGTCTGATGGTATGGGGGCAACTTCAGGAACGAAATATAAATCAGAGGTACATATTTTCTTGGAAGATGGGCATAGCAAAAAAATCCCTACCGATGTATATGCAGCCAAGTTGAAAAGAGAATTAGAACCACAATTATTGGGTGCAAAGATAAAAACGGTAGAAATGGGTATTATGGGAGCAGAACAAGCACCATTGAACCTTACTGTGATTGGTACTACACAAGAAGATGCGATGTTGTATGCCAATAAAGTAGCTGATATGTTGAGAAATATTCCAGGAGCTACAGAGGTGAAATTGACTTCTGAAGACGGAAATCCAGAAATCAATGTAAGAGTAGATAGAGATAAGATGACTTCTTTGGGATTGAATGTAGCTACAGTAGGAGGGGTGATGCAAAATGCCTTTTCTGGAAATACAGACGCCAAATTCCGAACAGGAAACTCTGAGTTTGACATCAATATCAAATACGATGAAAACAAAAGAGGAAGTGTCGAAGATGTACGAAATCTAAAATTTATCAATCCACAAGGGCAAAGTATTACATTGGAGCAATTTGCCGATGTATCGTTTAGCTCAGGG
Coding sequences within it:
- a CDS encoding efflux RND transporter permease subunit, giving the protein MKISEISIKRPSVIIVLFIILTLGGLFSYTQMGYELIPKFETNVISIQTVYPGAAPSEVENSVTKKIEDAVSSLESVKKIESKSMESVSVVMITLNTGADVNYLLTDAQRKINAIANDLPDDAKTPSLNKFSLDDLPIMNLSVTSNLTEKDLYNLLDEKIQPIFSRLNGVAKTDLLGGEQREIQVSIYPERLQGYGLTIPQIKQVIQMSNMDFPTGNIQTRENQTTIRLSGKISTIDELRNLPITTPYGGMIRLSDVADVQDGIKEITKIARIDQKNTILMNVYKQSDANAVEVSNLVKESIAKVEQEYAQQGVKVTLANDTTDYTIKSANNVMFDLFLAVVLVAVIMLFFLHSLRDAAIAIVAIPLSLIATFIGLNLMGYTLNLMSLLGLSLVVGILVDDAIVVIENIHRHLEMGKNKVRAAYDGATEIGFTVTAITLVIVVVFLPIAVSSGLVSNILRQFCVTVVVSTLLSLLVSFTVVPWLYSRFGKLAHINKNSFFGSILYYFEAGLTKLTNWISGILKWSLDSRKNKVITLLITIVLFVASLMLPAKGYIGSDFFPGNDKGEFLVQLELNKDASLEETNFVTQRLEKILVNKPEVVRTITTVGQSSDGMGATSGTKYKSEVHIFLEDGHSKKIPTDVYAAKLKRELEPQLLGAKIKTVEMGIMGAEQAPLNLTVIGTTQEDAMLYANKVADMLRNIPGATEVKLTSEDGNPEINVRVDRDKMTSLGLNVATVGGVMQNAFSGNTDAKFRTGNSEFDINIKYDENKRGSVEDVRNLKFINPQGQSITLEQFADVSFSSGPTLLERRDKSPSVSVQAKVVGRPAGTIAEEWKEQFDKLELKPGVAFMWGGNMENQQEGFGTLGVALLASVLLVYLVMVTLYDSFSTPFIVLMSIPLSFIGALLLLALTNQTLNIFTILGIIMLIGLVAKNAIMLVDFANAKKAEGASTYDALVAANQARFRPILMTTIAMVIAMIPIAMAQGDGADINRGLAIVIIGGLISSLFLTLVIVPVVYSLFDSMSRRFGKSEKINYAELMEADYEEEEVSLN